In Mycobacterium sp. ITM-2016-00317, the genomic window GGCGGTGATGTCGCGGTCGCGGTCCCCGGCGCGGACGGCCGGTGTGACGGTGGAGCTCATGGTCCCTCCCCAACTTGACACTGACTAGTTCAGACGATTCCACGACAACTAGTCACTGTCAAGATTTGTTCCGCTCGCGAGAGTGCGCACAGATCGCCGAAACGCCCGAAGGCGCGATCTCAGCGCACTCTCGGCGCAGGGTCAGCGGGATTCGGCGAATTGCCGCAACGACTCCACCTGCGCGGGGTCCAACGACGGCCGCACCGCCTGCCGGGCCGCCGCGACGTCGGCCGCGGTGACGTCGGCCGCGTCGATCGAACGGCGCATCGCGGTCAGGGCCGCCTCCCGCAGCAGGGCCACGCAGTCCGCGGCGCTGTACCCGTCGAGGTCGCCGGCCAGCGTCTCCAGGTCGACGTCGTCGGCCAGCGGCACGGACTTGCCCGCGGTCTTCAGGATCTGGGTGCGGGCCTCGGCGTCCGGGGGCTCGACGAACACCAGCCGCTCCAGCCGGCCGGGTCGCAGCAGCGCCGGGTCGATCAGGTCCGGGCGGTTGGTCGCGCCCAGCACGACCACGTCGCGCAGCGGCTCGATGCCGTCGAGTTCGGTCAGCATCGCGGCCACCACGCGATCGGTGACGCCGGAGTCGAAACTCTGGCCGCGGCGCGGGGCCAGCGCGTCGATCTCGTCGAGGAACACCAGCGACGGCGCCGAGTCGCGGGCCCGCTGGAACAGTTCGCGGACCGCCTTCTCCGACGAGCCCACCCACTTGTCCATCAGCTCTGCGCCTTTGACCGCATGCACGCTCAACCGTCCCGAGCTAGCCAGCGCCCGCACCACGAACGTCTTGCCGCAGCCGGGTGGCCCGTAGAGCAGCACGCCACGCGGCGGTTCCACCCCGAGTCGCTGGAACGTCTCCGGGTGCTGCAGTGGCCACAGCACCGCCTCGGTCAGCGCCTGCTTGGTCTCGGCCATGTCGCCGACGTCCTCGAGGGTCACCGAGCCGACGGACACCTCCTCGGTGGCCGAGCGGGACAGCGGCCGGATCACCCCGAGCGCGCCGACCAGGTCGTCCTGCGCCAGTGCCGGCGTCTCGCCGGTCTCGCTGGCCCGCGCGGCGGCCCGCAGCGCGGCCTCGCGCACCAGCGCGGCGAGGTCGGCCACCACGAATCCCGGTGTGCGCTCGGCAATCTCGTCGATATCGAGATCTTTCGCGGGCACGTTGCGCAGCAGCACCTCGAGCAGCTGGCCGCGCACCGCGCCGTCGGGCAGCGTCAACCCGAGCTCGCGGTCGCACAGGTCAGGGCTGCGCAGCCGCGGGTCGACGTTGTCCGGCAGCGCCGTGGTGGCCACGAACACGACGCCCGGAGTGGCGACCGCTGAACGCAGTTCGGTCAGGATCAGCGTGGCGACCGGCTCCACGGGCACCGGGAGCAACGCGTCCACGTCGGTGACCAGCAGCACCCCGCCGCCGTCGCGGACGGCGGCGACCGCCGAGGACACCTTGGCCAACCGGTCCTCGGCGCGCAGCGATCCGGCCTCGGGTCCGTCGAGTTCGACCAATCGGCGTCCCGCGCAGACGGTGCGGACCAGGGTCGCCTTGCCCACCCCGGCCGGGCCCGACACCAGCACGCCCAGATTCGCGGTGGCGCCGAGCTTTCGGAGCAGTTCAGGTTGATCGAGGGCGAGCTTGAGCCAGTCGGTGAGGCGGCGGCCTGCGCATGCGAGCCCTTCAGGTCGTCGTAGCCGACCGTGGGCGCCTCCGACGGGGCGACGACGGTCGCCCCGGTCGGGGCGCTGCCGGCCTGCGGTGCCGGCGACGTCGCCGCGTCCGCCCATTCCACCTGCGAATTGGGTTGCACGCTCACGGGTCCGGCGGGGTCGACGGACGTGACGGTCAGCAGCTCCGAGGTCCAGGTGATCCCGACCGAGGACGCCAGCGCCGCGCTGGCCTGTGACGTGGAGGTGCCCGGCCCGAGATCGCGCGGGAGCAGCGACACCGTGTCGCCCACCGTCATCACCTTGCCGAGCAGGGCCTGTCGCAGCGTGGCCGACGAGACCGACCTGGTGGCCAGCTGCGAGCCGCGCAGCGTCACGCATCGGGCCCCTTGCACGGCGACCGGGGCGACGAGCACCGACGCGTCCTCCCGCAGGCCCGCGTTGGACAGCGTCACGTCGTCGAGCAGCGCGGTGCCGGTCGGCGTGCCCGGCGGGGCGATCCCGACGACCGCGGCGGTGGTGCGCGACCCGGTCAGCGACACCGCATCCCACTCCCTGATGCCCAGCGCGGCAATGGCTTCGGGGTGGAGCCGGACCACGCCGCGGCGCGAGTCCAGCGCCGAGGTGTTCAGCCTCGCGGTCAGTGTCAGGTGTACGCGCGACTGCCGGACTTCGGGGGACTGGTGCGATTCGGACACGTCAGCCTCTCGGCGGCCTGCGCAGACCGAGGCGCAGCGTCGAACGCCGGTGCGGCTGGGTCCGCCGGATCGCCCGCCGCGCCGCACGCTGCTGGCGTGGCTTGTCGTCCCAGACCTCGGGGTGCGCCGCCAGGAATCGGCGGGTGCGGATCGCGAACGGGATGTGCAGGAAATAGGCCACGATGATCACCAGGATCACGATGTAGCCGTACAGGATCGACGCCGCCACCCCGAAGGCCAGCAGTGCCAGCAGCGGCGCCACCATGTTCGGCGGCACCGAGAACGTGTGGATCTTGCGCATCGGCAGCGTGCTGACCACCAGCAGCGAGATGCCGATCATCCAGATCACCACGGCGGGCTCGGAGGTCCACCAGCCGTCCCCGAACTGCATCTTGGCCGCCAGCGGCCCGATCGCGCCGATCGCGCCCGCCGGGGCGGGCATGCCGACGAAGTACTTCTTCTGGTACGCGGGCTCGTCGACGTCGAGCATCGCGTTGAAGCGTGCCAGCCGCAGCACGATGCACACCGCGTACAACAGCACCACGATCCAGCCGATGCGCGAGGTCGACAGCAGGGTGGCGTAGACGATGAACGCCGGTGCCACGCCGAAGTTCACCGCGTCGGCCAGCGAGTCGATCTCCTCGCCCATCCGCGAGGTCGCGTTCAGCGCGCGGGCGGTGCGGCCGTCCAGCGCGTCGAGGATCGCCGCGATCGCCAGGAACGCCATCGCCTCGGTCGGCCGGCCGTCGAGCGCGAACTTCACCGCGCTCAGCCCCAGGCAGATCGCGGCCACCGTCATCGCGCTCGGCAGGATGCGCACGCCGACGACGGATCTGTTGATGCGTGGCCTCATCGGGACAGCTCGGCCAGCACGGTCTCGCCGGCGACCGCGCGCTGGCCGACGCTGACCAGGATGTTCGAGCCCGCAGGCAGGTAGGTGTCCAGCCGGGAGCCGTAGCGGATCAGCCCGTAGGTGTCGCCGAGGCCGACCTTGTCGCC contains:
- the pssA gene encoding CDP-diacylglycerol--serine O-phosphatidyltransferase, whose translation is MRPRINRSVVGVRILPSAMTVAAICLGLSAVKFALDGRPTEAMAFLAIAAILDALDGRTARALNATSRMGEEIDSLADAVNFGVAPAFIVYATLLSTSRIGWIVVLLYAVCIVLRLARFNAMLDVDEPAYQKKYFVGMPAPAGAIGAIGPLAAKMQFGDGWWTSEPAVVIWMIGISLLVVSTLPMRKIHTFSVPPNMVAPLLALLAFGVAASILYGYIVILVIIVAYFLHIPFAIRTRRFLAAHPEVWDDKPRQQRAARRAIRRTQPHRRSTLRLGLRRPPRG